A genomic window from Camelina sativa cultivar DH55 chromosome 2, Cs, whole genome shotgun sequence includes:
- the LOC104722017 gene encoding WAT1-related protein At4g08290, which produces MEGISATMQKCRPYFLMIFLQFGSAGNYIVILATLNQGQNRYVLIVYRNLVAALVLAPFALIFERKVRPKMTFSVFWKIMALGFLEPVLDQGFGYLGMNMTSATYASAIMNILPSVTFIIAWILRMEKVSIAEVRSKAKIIGTLIGVGGALVMTLYKGPLIPLPWSNPSMDQQNGHTNSSQDHSNWVVGTLLILIGCVAWSGFYVLQSITIKTYPADLSLSSLICLAGVVQSFAVALVVERHPSGWAVGWDARLYGPLYTGIVSSGITYYVQGMVMKTRGPVFVTAFNPLCMVLVALLASFILHEKIHVGCVIGGVIIAAGLYLVVWGKGKDYEVSGLDNLEKSSLHELPITTKGDDDTRLASSIADGSNLSVPDGVHRNTSGEYK; this is translated from the exons ATGGAGGGTATAAGTGCAACTATGCAGAAGTGTAGGCCttattttttaatgatatttttgcaATTTGGATCAGCAGGAAATTATATTGTCATTCTGGCCACTCTCAACCAAGGCCAGAACCGTTATGTCCTAATTGTGTATCGTAATCTTGTGGCTGCTCTTGTCCTTGCACCTTTTGCACTCATCTTTGAAAG GAAAGTGAGGCCGAAGATGACATTTTCAGTTTTCTGGAAAATAATGGCACTTGGTTTCTTAGA GCCAGTCTTGGATCAGGGTTTTGGTTACTTGGGGATGAACATGACATCAGCAACATATGCATCTGCTATCATGAACATTCTTCCTTCTGTCACATTCATAATAGCTTGGATTTTAAG AATGGAGAAAGTGAGCATAGCAGAGGTACGAAGCAAAGCAAAGATAATTGGAACATTGATTGGTGTTGGAGGGGCATTGGTAATGACACTGTACAAAGGTCCGCTTATTCCTTTACCATGGTCTAACCCAAGTATGGATCAACAAAACGGACATACCAACAGTTCACAAGACCATAGCAATTGggttgttggaaccttgttaATACTCATCGGTTGTGTTGCTTGGTCTGGTTTCTATGTTTTACAG TCCATAACAATAAAGACTTATCCCGCCGATCTTTCACTATCATCCTTAATATGCCTTGCTGGGGTTGTCCAAAGCTTCGCCGTAGCACTTGTGGTGGAGCGACACCCCAGCGGATGGGCGGTTGGATGGGATGCAAGGCTTTACGGTCCTCTTTATACG GGTATAGTAAGCTCAGGGATAACGTACTACGTGCAAGGAATGGTAATGAAGACGAGAGGGCCAGTTTTTGTCACTGCCTTTAACCCTCTTTGCATGGTTCTTGTAGCTCTCCTTGCTTCTTTTATTCTTCATGAAAAAATCCATGTCGGATG TGTAATAGGAGGGGTAATTATCGCTGCGGGTTTGTATTTGGTGGTTTGGGGCAAAGGAAAAGACTATGAAGTATCAGGATTAGATAACCTTGAAAAGAGTAGCCTCCATGAATTGCCAATCACAACTAAAGGTGACGATGACACCAGATTGGCTTCTTCTATAGCCGACGGCAGCAATTTGAGCGTTCCCGATGGTGTGCATCGCAACACATCTGGGGAATATAAGTGA